From Lysobacter silvisoli, the proteins below share one genomic window:
- the ccmB gene encoding heme exporter protein CcmB: MNPNPVAGARRPTQAALPGLAGAARALLARDLRLLWRRRGDALQPALFALLVVVLFALALGGEAQALAKVAAAVLWLAVLLAGLLALDTLFRGDAEDGSLEQWMLAPVPLGWLVAVRTFSHWATTALPLLIATPLLGELLHLPREQLPVLLTSLALGTPLLSLLGAVVAALTVGMRRSGILVALLALPLYVPVLVFGAGSVTAAAQGMDAAGGLLLLGAGLAVALVLAPLAAAAAIRIALS, translated from the coding sequence ATGAATCCGAATCCCGTAGCCGGCGCCCGCCGCCCCACCCAGGCCGCCCTGCCCGGCCTGGCCGGCGCCGCGCGCGCGCTGCTGGCGCGCGACCTGCGCCTGCTCTGGCGCCGCCGTGGCGACGCCTTGCAGCCGGCGCTGTTCGCACTCCTAGTAGTGGTGCTGTTCGCCCTGGCCCTGGGCGGCGAAGCCCAGGCCCTGGCCAAGGTCGCCGCCGCGGTGCTGTGGCTGGCGGTGCTGCTGGCCGGCCTGCTGGCGCTGGACACCCTGTTCCGCGGCGACGCCGAGGACGGCTCGCTGGAGCAATGGATGCTGGCGCCGGTGCCGCTGGGCTGGCTGGTGGCGGTGCGCACCTTCAGTCACTGGGCCACCACCGCGCTGCCGCTGCTGATCGCCACCCCGCTGCTGGGCGAACTGCTGCACCTGCCGCGCGAGCAGTTGCCGGTGCTGCTGACCTCGCTGGCGCTGGGCACGCCGCTGCTGAGCCTGCTGGGCGCGGTGGTCGCGGCGCTGACGGTCGGCATGCGGCGCTCTGGTATCCTGGTGGCCTTGCTGGCGTTGCCGCTGTACGTGCCGGTGCTGGTGTTCGGCGCCGGCAGCGTGACCGCCGCGGCGCAGGGAATGGATGCCGCCGGCGGGTTGCTGTTGCTCGGCGCCGGATTGGCGGTGGCGCTGGTGCTGGCGCCGCTGGCCGCCGCCGCCGCGATCCGCATCGCCTTGAGTTGA
- the ccmC gene encoding heme ABC transporter permease CcmC — protein sequence MNPLVRWFHQLGSPPTFDRFAARWAPWGYVSGLLVMAWGLYGALFQVPADYQQGDSFRILYIHVPSAWMSMAVFALMAAYAAVALIWRIKLCEILAMACAPIGAGFTVITLATGSIWGKPMWGTWWDWDPRLTSELILLFLYLGVIGLYNAIDDRRAAARAAGLLAIVGVVLLPVIRYSVEWWNSLHQGQTIRLMGESSMDASMIAPLIWMVVGTKLWFVGALLSRARGDNLRRESGKAWVAQLAGAAGKDGAP from the coding sequence ATGAATCCACTCGTCCGCTGGTTCCACCAACTCGGCTCGCCGCCCACCTTCGACCGCTTCGCCGCGCGCTGGGCGCCGTGGGGCTACGTCAGCGGCCTGCTGGTCATGGCCTGGGGCCTGTACGGCGCGCTGTTCCAGGTACCGGCCGACTACCAGCAGGGCGACAGCTTCCGCATCCTCTACATCCACGTGCCCAGCGCCTGGATGAGCATGGCGGTGTTCGCGCTGATGGCCGCCTACGCCGCTGTCGCGCTGATCTGGCGGATCAAGCTGTGCGAGATCCTGGCCATGGCCTGCGCGCCGATCGGCGCCGGCTTCACCGTCATCACCCTGGCCACCGGCTCGATCTGGGGCAAGCCCATGTGGGGCACCTGGTGGGACTGGGACCCGCGCCTGACCAGCGAACTGATCCTGCTGTTCCTCTACCTGGGCGTGATCGGCCTGTACAACGCCATCGACGACCGCCGCGCCGCCGCGCGCGCGGCCGGCCTGCTGGCCATCGTCGGCGTGGTGCTGCTGCCGGTGATCCGCTATTCGGTGGAATGGTGGAACTCGCTGCACCAGGGCCAGACCATCCGCCTGATGGGCGAGTCGAGCATGGACGCGAGCATGATCGCGCCGCTGATCTGGATGGTGGTGGGGACCAAGCTGTGGTTCGTCGGCGCCCTGCTCAGCCGCGCGCGCGGCGACAACCTGCGGCGCGAATCGGGCAAGGCCTGGGTCGCGCAGCTGGCCGGCGCCGCCGGCAAGGACGGCGCGCCGTGA
- the ccmD gene encoding heme exporter protein CcmD, whose protein sequence is MSYQNYVIAAYAVFAIVLAWDFVSSRLQIRRELRAARQRAARQAGQAGARKPTGELSR, encoded by the coding sequence GTGAGCTACCAGAACTATGTGATCGCCGCCTACGCGGTGTTCGCGATCGTGCTGGCCTGGGACTTCGTCTCCAGCCGGCTGCAGATCCGGCGCGAGCTGCGCGCCGCTCGCCAGCGCGCCGCACGCCAGGCCGGCCAGGCCGGCGCACGCAAGCCCACGGGTGAATTGAGCCGATGA